Proteins found in one Oryza glaberrima chromosome 4, OglaRS2, whole genome shotgun sequence genomic segment:
- the LOC127771532 gene encoding glutaredoxin-C5: MQYGAAAAEQAWYMPAAAMVTAAAAAETAAERVERLASESAVVVFSVSSCCMCHAVKRLFCGMGVHPAVHELDLDPRGRDLERALARLVGAGGGAAAAVPVVFIGGKLVGAMDRVMAAHINGSLVPLLKEAGALWL; the protein is encoded by the coding sequence ATGCAgtacggcgcggcggcggcggagcaggcgtGGTacatgccggcggcggcgatggtgacggcggcggcggcggcggagacggcggcggagcgggtggAGAGGCTGGCGTCGGAGAGCGCGGTGGTGGTGTTCAGCGTGAGCAGCTGCTGCATGTGCCACGCCGTGAAGCGCCTCTTCTGCGGCATGGGCGTGCACCCGGCGGTGCACGAGCTGGACCTCGACCCGCGCGGCCGCGACCTGGAGCGCGCCCTGGcgcgcctcgtcggcgccggcggcggcgccgccgccgccgtgcccgtcGTGTTCATCGGCGGCAAGCTGGTCGGCGCCATGGACCGCGTCATGGCCGCGCACATCAACGGCTCCCTCGTGCCGCTGCTCAAGGAGGCCGGCGCGCTCTGGCTTTAG